In the genome of Nocardioides sp. NBC_00368, the window GTGTCTGGCCGGTGTCGGTCAGAGTGGGATGTTGCCGTGAGCACCGCGGCGTACGCCGACGGTCTGGATCGCGTCCTCGAAGGCGGCAGCGATCGCACTGCGGGTCGCAGCGGGCTCGATGACCTCATCCACGACACCGATCTCGACGGCCTTGTCGACACCGCCGGCGAGGCGCTCGTGCTCGGCCGCGAGCTCCGCCTCGACCTGAGGACGGAGGTCGGGCGCGACCTCGGCGAGCTTGCGGCGGTGCAGGATGCGGATGGCGGCGACCGGACCCATGACCGCGACCTCGGCGCCCGGCCAGGCGAAGACCTTGGTGGCGCCGAGGGAACGTGCGTTCATGGCGATGTAGGCGCCGCCGTAGGTCTTGCGGGTCACCAGGGTGACCCGGGGGACCACACACTCGCCGAAGGCGTGCAGGAGCTTGGCGCCACGGCGGACGACCCCGTCCCACTCCTGGCCGACGCCCGGCAGGTAGCCCGGGACGTCGACGACGACGATCAGGGGGACGCCGAGCGAGTCGCAGAGACGTACGAACCGGGAGGCCTTCTCCGCAGAGAGGGAGTCGAGGCAGCCGCCGAGCCGCAGCGGGTTGTTGGCGACGACGCCGACGGTGCGGCCGCCGAAGCGGCCCAGGGCGGTGACGATGTTGGGCGCCCAGCGAGCGTGCAGCTCCTGGGTGGTGCCCTCGTCGAGGATGTTCTCCACGAGCGGGTGTACGTCGTAGGCGCGCTTCTTCGACTCCGGCAGCTGCTCGGCGAGGTCCTTGTCCTCCACGGCGGCAACGTCGAGGCCACCCTGGGAACCGAGGAGGGAGGTGACCGTGCGGGCCTTGTCGAGCGCCTCGCGCTCGGACTCGGTGAGGATGTGGACGACACCGGATCGGCGGCCGTGCGGCTCCGGGCCACCGAGGCGCAGCATGTCCACGTCCTCGCCGGTGACGGAGCGTACGACGTCGGGGCCGGTCACGAAGATCCGGCCCTCGGGGCCGAGGATGACGACGTCGGTGAGAGCAGGACCGTAGGCGGCACCCCCGGCGGCGGGGCCGAGGACGACCGAGATCTGCGGGATTTTGCCGCTGGCCTGCGTCATCGCGTGGAAGATCCGGCCCACGGCGTGCAGGGAGAGGACGCCTTCGGCGAGCCGGGCACCGCCCGAGTGCCACAGGCCGATGATCGGGATGCCGTCGGTCATCGCCCGGTGGTAGGCGTCGACGACCACCCGGCAGCCGAGGTCACCCATCGCACCGCCCATGACGGTGGCGTCGGAGCAGAAGGCGACCGCCCGGGTGCCGTCGACCTCGCCGACGGCGGCCAGCATGCCGGAGTCGTCGTCGGGGGAGATGAGCTTGACGGTGCCCTCGTCGAAGAGCGCCTTCAGACGGGTCAGCGGGTTGCGCGGGTCCTGGTCGCGAGGAAGCTTCTGCTTCGCCGCGGGGGCCGGTGCAGGCGCCGTGATCGTCATCAGATGCTTCCGTAGACGACCGCGACGTTCGCGCCACCGAAGCCGAAGGAGTTGTTGAGGGCTGCGATGTCGCCGACCGGCAGGTCGCGCGCCTTGGTGGCGATGTCGAGCTCGACCGCGGGGTCGAGATTGTCGAGGTTGATGGTCGGCGGCGACTGGCGGTGGTGGATCGCCAGCACGGTCGCGACCGTCTCGAGTGCCCCGGCGCCGCCGAGCAGGTGACCAGTCATCGACTTGGTCGAGGTGACCACGACGTCCTCGACGTGCTTGCCGAGGGTGGCGTGGAGCATCAGGCCCTCGGCGATGTCGCCCTGCGGGGTCGAGGTCGCGTGGGCGTTGACGTGGGCGATCGTGCTCGGGTCGATGTCGCCGTCCTCGAGCGCGCGCTTGATGGCGCGGCTGCCGCCACGACCCTCCGGGTCGGGCTGGGCGATGTCGTGAGCGTCGGCGGTCACGCCGGAGCCGAGGACCTCGGCGTAGATCCGGGCGCCACGGGCCTGGGCGTGCTCGAGCGACTCGAGCACGACGATGCCGGCACCCTCACCGAGGACGAAGCCGTCGCGGCCGGTGTCCCAGGGGCGGCTGACCGCGGTCGGGTCGCCGCCGTCGGGGCCGGACGCGGTCTTGGACAGGGCCATCATGTTGGCGAACGCGGCGATCGGCAGCGGGTGGATCGCGGCCTCGGTGCCACCGGCGAGCACGACGTCGGCGCGGCCCAGACGGATCTGGTCGGCGGCCAGAGCGACCGCCTCCGAGCCGGAGGCACAGGCAGAGATCGGGGTCTGAGCCGCGGCGCGGGCGCCGTAGGTCAGCGAGATGTTGGCTGCCGAGGCGTTGGCCATCAGCATCGGGACGGCCAGCGGGCTGACCCGGCGCGGCCCCTTGGCGAGAAGCGTGTCGTAGTTGTCGAGCAGGGTGGTCACGCCGCCGATCCCGGTGGCGACGGCCACACCGAGGCGCTCACCGTCGAGGCCGGCCTCGGTCGCGGTGCCTTCGAAGCCGGCGTCCTTCCAGGCCTCGGCCGCGGCGACCACGGCGAACTGTGCGGAGCGGTCCAGGCGCCTGGCCTTGACCCTCTCCAGGACCTCGGACGGCTCGACGGCGATGCGGCCGGCGATGCGTACGGGAAGGTCTTGAGCCCACTCCTCGGTGAGCTGGCGGATGCCGGAGCGGCCGGCGATCAAGGCATCCCAGGTGGTGGCTACGTCTCCGCCGACCGGGTTGGTGGTGCCCAATCCGGTGACGACGACTCGGGTGCGGCTGCTCATGTGGTCTCCGTGGGGTGTTGGCGCGTTGGGATCAGGTGCAACAGGTCCGGCGGCTCGGCCTGGGAGGGTTGGCCGAGCCGCCGGGGCGCGTCAGGCGTTCGCGGAAGCCTTCTCGATGAAGCTCACCGCGTCGCCAACGGTCTTGAGGTTCTTGACCTCCTCGTCGGGGATGGATACGCCGAACTTCTCCTCGGCGGCAACGACGACCTCGACCATGGACAGCGAGTCGACGTCGAGGTCGTCGACGAAGGACTTGTCGAGCTGGACGTCGGCGACATCGATGCCGGCGACCTCGTTGACGATCTCGGCGAGGTCGGAGCGGATCTCTTCGGTGGTGGCCATGTGTGGTGCTTCCTCTCGGATTTTCTTTGTGGTGAAACTCTGGGTGGTGGTGGGGCTAGGGCAGGACGACGACCTGGGCGGCGTAGACCAGCCCGGCGCCGAATGCGATGAGCAGTGCGGTGTCGCCCGACTGAGCCTGCCCCTCTTCGACCATCCGCTCAAGGGCCAGTGGCACCGAGGCCGCCGAAGTGTTGCCCATCGTGGCGATGTCGCGCGCGATCTTGACCGACTCCGGGAGCTTCATGGAGCGGGCCAGGGCGTCGACGATGCGCATGTTGGCCTGGTGCGGGACGAAGCAGTCGAGCTCGTCGGCGGTGATGCCGGCCTTCTCGAGCGCTTCCTGGCCGACCTTGGCCATCGCGAAGGAGGCCCAGCGGAAGACGGGGTTGCCCTCCATCGTGAGCCAGGGCGTCTCCTTGGCCTCGTTGGCCACGAACCAGTCGGGTGTCTGGATCAGGTCGGCCTTGTCGCCGGAGGAGCCCCACACGACCGGACCGATGCCGGGCTCGTCGCTCGGGCCCACGACCGCTGCGCCGGCGCCGTCGGCGAAGATGAAGGCGGTGCCGCGGTCGTGCGGGTTGGTGATGTCGGAGAGTCGCTCGACGCCGATGACGAGTACGTGGCGAGCGCTGCCGCCGCGTACGAGATCGTTGGCCATCGCGATCCCGTGGCAGAAGCCGGCACAGGCCGCCGAGATGTCGAAGGCGGCCGGATTGTCGGCGCCGAGCTCGTCGGCGATCAGCGCGGCGACCGCAGGGGTCTGGCGCATGTGGCTGACCGTGGCGACGATCACGCAGTCGATCTGGTCGATACCGATGCCGGCGTGCTCGAGAGCCTTGCGGGACGCGGCGACCGACATCATCTGCACGGTCTCCTCGTCGTTCGCCCAGCGGCGCTCGACGATGCCGGAGCGGGTGCGGATCCACTCGTCGGAGGAGTCGATGAGGCCGACGATCTCGCTGTTGGGGACGACCCGGCTCGGACGGTAGCCGCCCACACCGAGGATGCGGGCGTGCGGGGCACCTGTAGGGGATGAGATCACGAGTGCTGCGCTCCCGTCGGGTGCAGACGAAGCAAGGGCTGGCCGGGGGAGACGAGGTCGCCGTCCTCGACCAGCCACTCGATGACCTCGCCACCGTGGGCCGAGGTGATCGCGATCGTGTCGCGCAGGCTGGCGATGGCGCCGATCTCGGAGCCGGCCGGGATCACGTCGAGACCGGACATCGTCTCGGAGAGCTTGAAGGTCCCCTTGGACGGGGAGACGACCATGCGCCAGGTCGGCGTGGTCTCGATCGGGTTGGCCTCGCCGTGCTTCTCGACGAACGCACGGGCGTCCTCGAGCTGGTCGGGCGTCTTCAGGGCGAAGGTCTCGACGCCCTTGAGGGCTCGCTTGGCGATCCCGGTCAAGGTGCCGGCCGGCGGCATCTCCAGGATGCCGGTCACGCCGATGTCGGACATCGTGTCGAGGCAGAGGTCCCAGCGCACCGGGTTGGCGATCTGGCCGACGATCCGGTCCAGCGCCTTGGCGCCGTCGTGGACGATCTGGCCGTCCTTGTTGCTGATCAGGCGCGTACGCGGGTCGTGGGTCGAGACGCTCTGGGCCAGCCGGGCGAGGTGGCCGACGGCGGGCTCCA includes:
- a CDS encoding beta-ketoacyl-ACP synthase III — encoded protein: MISSPTGAPHARILGVGGYRPSRVVPNSEIVGLIDSSDEWIRTRSGIVERRWANDEETVQMMSVAASRKALEHAGIGIDQIDCVIVATVSHMRQTPAVAALIADELGADNPAAFDISAACAGFCHGIAMANDLVRGGSARHVLVIGVERLSDITNPHDRGTAFIFADGAGAAVVGPSDEPGIGPVVWGSSGDKADLIQTPDWFVANEAKETPWLTMEGNPVFRWASFAMAKVGQEALEKAGITADELDCFVPHQANMRIVDALARSMKLPESVKIARDIATMGNTSAASVPLALERMVEEGQAQSGDTALLIAFGAGLVYAAQVVVLP
- a CDS encoding acyltransferase domain-containing protein, yielding MLVIVAPGQGAQTPGFLTPWLEDPAFAARMEWLSTVAGIDLIDYGTNADAETIRATEIAQPLLVATGLVAALQLFPQPADAFSKIGAVAGHSVGEITAAAGARAISAEQAMVLVRERGKAMAEAAAKTPTGMTAVLGGVREEVLAAIEKHGLTPANDNGPGQIVAAGTLEQLEAFAAEPPAKARLMPLSVAGAFHTKHMEPAVGHLARLAQSVSTHDPRTRLISNKDGQIVHDGAKALDRIVGQIANPVRWDLCLDTMSDIGVTGILEMPPAGTLTGIAKRALKGVETFALKTPDQLEDARAFVEKHGEANPIETTPTWRMVVSPSKGTFKLSETMSGLDVIPAGSEIGAIASLRDTIAITSAHGGEVIEWLVEDGDLVSPGQPLLRLHPTGAQHS
- a CDS encoding acyl carrier protein, coding for MATTEEIRSDLAEIVNEVAGIDVADVQLDKSFVDDLDVDSLSMVEVVVAAEEKFGVSIPDEEVKNLKTVGDAVSFIEKASANA
- a CDS encoding acyl-CoA carboxylase subunit beta yields the protein MTITAPAPAPAAKQKLPRDQDPRNPLTRLKALFDEGTVKLISPDDDSGMLAAVGEVDGTRAVAFCSDATVMGGAMGDLGCRVVVDAYHRAMTDGIPIIGLWHSGGARLAEGVLSLHAVGRIFHAMTQASGKIPQISVVLGPAAGGAAYGPALTDVVILGPEGRIFVTGPDVVRSVTGEDVDMLRLGGPEPHGRRSGVVHILTESEREALDKARTVTSLLGSQGGLDVAAVEDKDLAEQLPESKKRAYDVHPLVENILDEGTTQELHARWAPNIVTALGRFGGRTVGVVANNPLRLGGCLDSLSAEKASRFVRLCDSLGVPLIVVVDVPGYLPGVGQEWDGVVRRGAKLLHAFGECVVPRVTLVTRKTYGGAYIAMNARSLGATKVFAWPGAEVAVMGPVAAIRILHRRKLAEVAPDLRPQVEAELAAEHERLAGGVDKAVEIGVVDEVIEPAATRSAIAAAFEDAIQTVGVRRGAHGNIPL
- a CDS encoding beta-ketoacyl-[acyl-carrier-protein] synthase family protein, which translates into the protein MSSRTRVVVTGLGTTNPVGGDVATTWDALIAGRSGIRQLTEEWAQDLPVRIAGRIAVEPSEVLERVKARRLDRSAQFAVVAAAEAWKDAGFEGTATEAGLDGERLGVAVATGIGGVTTLLDNYDTLLAKGPRRVSPLAVPMLMANASAANISLTYGARAAAQTPISACASGSEAVALAADQIRLGRADVVLAGGTEAAIHPLPIAAFANMMALSKTASGPDGGDPTAVSRPWDTGRDGFVLGEGAGIVVLESLEHAQARGARIYAEVLGSGVTADAHDIAQPDPEGRGGSRAIKRALEDGDIDPSTIAHVNAHATSTPQGDIAEGLMLHATLGKHVEDVVVTSTKSMTGHLLGGAGALETVATVLAIHHRQSPPTINLDNLDPAVELDIATKARDLPVGDIAALNNSFGFGGANVAVVYGSI